A window from Mangifera indica cultivar Alphonso chromosome 2, CATAS_Mindica_2.1, whole genome shotgun sequence encodes these proteins:
- the LOC123208552 gene encoding F-box protein At3g44326-like, producing MASSPTTDQLQALCDSITTVHPDVIQNHILTKLDGQTLVVTASASSQLRSLSLQGNLWRQICTSSWPSTNNPRVQTLISTFPAAHRSFFSDSFPVLDCQIRKSYSKHAADQFDDSSVLDTTELISAVDIHYQNNPILSKVVETETVTGWFQFPPFRIDLLDEKQLVPTPIKFASETEALIKQLEENLSLSWIIIYSNGRRAVNLSSGWPISVEQHWLTREVHVKYAAVVVGSNHGRWWRSWSTREFVECEVTVTVRGEEGGEMSVREVYMQMKDLEERNLNGRESLVILQRAVGMGKRSGRREVGKESFLVI from the exons ATGGCTTCTTCTCCCACAACTGATCAACTTCAAGCCCTCTGCGATTCAATAACAACCGTCCATCCCGACGTCATTCAGAACCATATCCTAACCAAACTCGACGGCCAAACCCTCGTTGTCACCGCTTCTGCTTCCTCCCAACTACGCTCTCTATCCCTCCAAGGCAATCTGTGGCGCCAAATATGCACCTCCTCGTGGCCTTCCACCAACAACCCTCGTGTCCAAACTCTTATCTCCACCTTCCCCGCCGCGCACCGTTCTTTCTTTTCTGATTCATTTCCAGTTCTCGACTGCCAAATCCGGAAGTCTTATTCAAAACACGCAGCTGATCAATTTGATGATTCTTCAGTACTTGACACTACAGAGTTAATCTCAGCCGTTGATATTCACTACCAAAACAATCCGATTCTCTCAAAAGTTGTGGAGACGGAGACCGTCACCGGCTGGTTCCAGTTTCCTCCATTTAGAATCGATTTACTTGACGAAAAACAGCTGGTACCAACGCCGATAAAATTTGCAAGTGAAACTGAAGCTTTGATCAAACAACTTGAAGAGAATCTGAGTTTGAGttggataataatttattcaaatggAAGGCGAGCGGTAAATTTATCCAGCGGGTGGCCAATTTCAGTGGAGCAACACTGGTTGACACGTGAGGTGCACGTGAAGTATGCGGCGGTAGTCGTTGGAAGCAATCATGGTCGATGGTGGCGATCGTGGTCGACGAGGGAGTTTGTGGAGTGCGAGGTGACGGTGACGGTGCGAGGGGAGGAAGGAGGAGAAATGTCCGTGAGGGAAGTGTACATGCAGATGAAGGACTTGGAAGAGAGAAATTTAAATGGGAGGGAGAGTTTGGTAATTTTGCAGAGAGCTGTTGGGATGGGGAAGAGGAGTGGGAGGAGAGAAGTGGGGAAAGAGAG CTTTTTGGtcatataa
- the LOC123208551 gene encoding probable F-box protein At2g36090, which produces MASSPTTDQLQALCDSISTVHPDVIQNHILTKLDGQTLVVTASASSQLRSLSLQDNLWRKICTSTWPSTNHPRVQTLISTFPAAHRSFFSDSFPVLDCQIRKSHSKHAADQFDNSSELISAVDIHYQNNPILSKVVETETVTGWFQFPPFIIDLLDEKQLVPTPIKFVSETKALIRQLEENLSLSWIIIYSNGRRAVNLSSRWPISVEQHWLTREVHVKYAAVVVGSDHGRWWQSWSTREFVECEVTVTLRGEEGGEMSVREVYMQMDLEERNLNGRESLVILRRAVGMGKRSGRREVGKERYKEFMEKKIERKEGKERVEKALSRACVCCFLAAIAFSSYKLFINIITLLKYK; this is translated from the coding sequence ATGGCTTCTTCTCCCACAACTGATCAACTTCAAGCCCTCTGCGATTCAATATCGACCGTCCATCCCGACGTCATTCAGAACCATATCCTAACCAAACTCGACGGCCAAACCCTCGTTGTCACCGCTTCTGCTTCCTCCCAACTACGCTCTCTATCCCTCCAAGACAATCTGTGGCGCAAAATATGCACCTCCACGTGGCCTTCCACCAACCACCCTCGTGTCCAAACTCTTATCTCTACCTTCCCCGCGGCGCACCGTTCTTTCTTTTCTGATTCATTTCCAGTTCTCGACTGCCAAATTCGGAAGTCTCATTCAAAACACGCAGCTGATCAGTTTGATAATTCTTCAGAGTTAATCTCAGCCGTTGATATTCACTACCAAAACAATCCGATTCTCTCAAAAGTTGTGGAGACGGAGACCGTCACTGGCTGGTTCCAGTTTCCTCCATTTATAATCGATTTACTTGACGAAAAACAGCTGGTACCAACGCCGATAAAATTTGTAAGTGAAACTAAAGCTTTGATCAGACAACTTGAAGAGAATCTGAGTTTGAGttggataataatttattcaaatggAAGGCGAGCGGTAAATTTATCCAGCAGGTGGCCAATTTCAGTGGAGCAACACTGGTTGACACGTGAGGTGCACGTGAAGTATGCGGCGGTAGTCGTTGGAAGCGATCATGGTCGATGGTGGCAATCGTGGTCAACGAGGGAGTTTGTGGAGTGCGAGGTGACGGTGACGCTGAGAGGGGAAGAAGGAGGAGAAATGTCCGTGAGGGAAGTGTACATGCAGATGGACTTGGAAGAGAGAAATTTAAATGGGAGGGAGAGTTTGGTAATTTTGCGGAGAGCTGTTGGAATGGGGAAGAGGAGCGGGAGGAGAGAAGTGGGGAAAGAGAGGTATAAAGAGTTtatggaaaagaaaatagagagaaaagaggGCAAGGAAAGAGTAGAAAAGGCCCTGAGTAGAGCTTGTGTTTGTTGCTTTCTTGCCGCTATAGCTTTTTCGTCATATAAATTGTTCATAAATATTATcacattattaaaatataaataa